Genomic window (Gelria sp. Kuro-4):
GGAAATCAGGTGGGCGGCCGCCGCCGGGGCCGACGCTGTGGGCTTCGTCTTCGCGCCGAGCCGGCGCCGGATTACTTTGGAGACGGCTCGGGCCCTGAGCGCGGTCTGCCCGCACCCCCTCCGCGTGGGCGTGTTCAAAGACTGCGCCGCCGAGCTCATCAACGCATATACGCGCACGCTCAATCTGGACTACGTGCAGGTTCACGGGCGGATCTCCGGCGCCTTGGAGCAAAGCTCGGCCGGCCTGATCAGGGCCCTCACACCGGGGCCGGACATGCTGACCGACCCGCTCGCCCGGCGCGCCGATTACCTCCTCCTCGACGGCAGCAGCCCGGGGAGCGGCCGGCCTTTTCCGTGGG
Coding sequences:
- a CDS encoding phosphoribosylanthranilate isomerase, encoding MSVFIKICGVTRPEEIRWAAAAGADAVGFVFAPSRRRITLETARALSAVCPHPLRVGVFKDCAAELINAYTRTLNLDYVQVHGRISGALEQSSAGLIRALTPGPDMLTDPLARRADYLLLDGSSPGSGRPFPWEEAAGLLAGLREAGQRLPPLIIAGGLTAANVKRALQVFRPAGVDVSSGVEVDGVKSRTKITEFVQTVRRWEKCLSSAYPMKTVTSAPLAAASSPKP